The sequence below is a genomic window from Persephonella sp..
AATCCTGAAAAAGTAATCGTATAAGTGGAGTTTCACCCCTATGGCATAAAATTTAAGTTTTTCTATAAGAGTATCCCCGTGCCAGCCTTTTCCCCTTTCAATAACAGCTGTTATAACACCATCTTCTTCATTAAGGGATACAAGACCGTTACCTGTATCATGGCACCATATTTTTATATCCTTTTTGAACGCCTTATCATCAGCAAGAACTTTTATTCTTTTTCCAACAGGAATGTTTTTTAGCTCTTTTGATACAAATATTAGCGGGGTTGGGCAGAACATACCCCTTGTATCTATTTCTTTTACTATCTTTTTATCTTTTTCCTGCACTACTTGCATATCAACCTTCCCAGCGGTTCTCCACCAAGCAGATGCCAGTGAATGTGGGGAACTTCCTGACCTGAATGTGATCCTGTGTTGACTATCAGCCTGAAACCTGTTTCGGCAATCCCAAGCTGTTTTGCTATCTCATTTGCCTTCAGAATGATATGCCCCACAACAGGCTTATGTCTTCCCTCAAGGTAGAGGTTATTCGGTATGTGTTCTTTAGGAACAAGAAGTATGTGAACCTTTGCCTGAGGTGCTATATCTTTAAATGCTATCATTAACTCATCTTCATAAACCACATCTGCAGGTATTTCTCTGTTTATTATCTTGCAGAAAACGCAGTTTTCCATTTTTTCCTCCCTATATTAATTATAACCTATTGGAGAAAGGTTTACAGCAAACTCTTTAAGTTTTTCCATCAGTTTATCAACATTCCAGCCTTTTTCTGTTGATATGATAATACTTTCTTTATTTCCTGTCATCATTCCTTCCTGTGAGTGATCTATAAGATCAGCAGAAGGAATAATTTTATCAATTTTGTTGAGAACAACAATTGAGGGTTTATCCTCAACCTTTATTTTTCTTAGGATTTTTTCAACCGACTCAAGTTTTTCAAGCCAGTTTTCATCTGATATGTCCACAACATGAAGTATAAGATCAGCTTCCTCTACTTCTTCAAGTGTTGCCATAAAAGCCTCCATTATCTCCTCAGGCATATCTTTAACAAAACCAACAGTATCAGTTATAACAACTTTCTTATCAACATCAGGAAACATTATGTAAGATGTTTTTGTGTCCAGTGTTGCAAAAAGCTGGTCAGATATAAAGGTCTCCCTTTTGGTAAGTCTGTGAAGGAGACTTGATTTTCCCGCATTTGTATAACCAACAAGGGCAACTTTAAGGACTGATTGATCCTTATTTCTCCATTTTCTCTGCTGTTTCCTCTGTTTTTTAATATGCTCAAGCTCTTTTTTTATTTTTGATATTCTTTCTTTTATTCTTCTTGCTTTTATCTCTCCCAGTTTTTCTCCTGCACCTTTTGTTTTCATTCCCCCGCCAATTCTTGATAGGGCTTTTCCTTTTTGACCGTAAACTCTTGGAAGCTGATGCTGTAAAGTGGCAAGCTCAACCTGAAGTTTTGCCTGTTTTGTTTTTGCCCTTTCTGAAAATATGGAAAGTATAAGGTCTGTTCTGTCCATAACCTGAACATCTGTTATTTTCTCAATGTTGGTTATCTGGATAGGAGACAACTCTACATCAAATATTAAGGTGTCTGCCTTTACACCTTCAGAGATCTCTTTTAGCTGTTTTGCCTTTCCTTTTCCTATAAATGTTGCAGGGTCAGGAATATCCCTTTTCTGGTAGATCTTACCTAACGCAACGCCGTTTAAGGCTTCCACCAGTCCCTCAAGTTCAGATAGAGACTGTTTTAGCTCTTTATCTGATCTGTTTTTAGTTTTTACTCCTACAAGAATACACCTCATACGGCAAAATATATCTATTTTTTATGTTTCTGCAACTATAGTGCTTATAGCATGCTTGTAAACAAGCTGTTTTTCACCGTTAACATCAAGGAGGATTGTAAACTGGTCAGATGCAAGGATTTTTCCTGTTATTCTTGTTCCTCTCGTAAGATAAACAACCACCTCCTTACCTTCCTCTTTCAGCTCCTCAAGAAGCTCGTCCTGTATGTTCATTTTTTATCCTCCGTTATTATATTTTTTTAATAATTGTATCTAAAAGTTTTTCCTTTGTATAGTTAGATAGATCTATTTTTTGCCAGTTTTTATCAGGTTTTAGTTTTGATCTGAATGTTCTAATCTGTCTTTTTGCAAAATCCTTTGTGTTTTTTATAACTTCCTTTTTTGCTTCTTCTAACGTTATTTGACCTTTTATGTATGGGATTGTCTCTTTGTATCCTATTGCCTGCTTTGCTGTGAGTGCGTCTTCATAACCTAAATCTAAAAGATTTTTTACCTCATCAACAAGCCCTTTTCTAAACATCTCTTCCACCCTTATCTGTATCCTTTCCATCAGTTCTTTTTTTTCTCTTTCAAACACAAAGCCTATAAAGTTATACCTTTTTTCTTTAAACCCATGTTTTTTGTGAAAAAAAGAAAAAGGTTTTCCTGTCAGCATATAAACCTCAAGTGCTCTTACAATTCTTTTTTTATCATTAATGTGTATTTTTGAGGCATATTCAGGATCTATATCTGTAAGCTGTTCAAAAAGCAGATGGCTGTCTTTTTTATACAGTTTTTCTCTTAACTTCCAGTCTGTAGGGGGGGCATCTGTCAGTCCGTAGATCAGGGCATGTATGTATAGCCAGCTTCCCCCAACAACAATGGGAACTTTTCCTTTTTGTATGATTTTTTTTATGCTCTGGTCTGCCAGTTCAATAAAATCTTTAACTGAAAAGTCATAATCAGGATCAACAACATCAATTAAATAATGCTGTATACCTTTCCTTTCTTCTAAAGACGGTTTTGCTGTTCCTATATCCATATACCTGTAAACCATCATAGAATCTGCACTTACAATCTCCCCTTCTATCCTGTGGGCAAGCTCTATAGACAGATCCGTTTTACCTGTTGCTGTTGTTCCTGTTATTACGATTATTTTCATCTCAGACCTTCTGCTGTTTATTTTTGGTATAAAATATACGAAAAAATAAGAAATTTTCACAGAAGGTACATTATGAAAAGAAAAGGTGCAAAAACATCAATAGAAAAGGCTCTTGATCTTATTGAGACATTAAAGGAGAGGGACAATCTGGGAGTTACAGAGCTAAGCGGTATTTTGGGTCTGAATAAAAACAATGTTTTCAGGATACTTGCCACTCTTGAGGTTAAAGGTATAGTTGAACAGGATAGGGAGACCGGTCATTACAAACTTGGAATGAGGCTTCTTTCTCTGGAACATTCATACATTGAAAATTTGCATTTTTTAAAAAAAGCAAAACCCTTCATTAGAAATCTCAGGAACAGAACATTGGAAAGTGTTTACCTTTCTATTCCCCATAAGGATTCTATTGTTTATATTTATTCTGAAGAAACAAAAAGATCTGTTCTGGTTAACTCAAGAATCGGAAAAAGGTATCCTATAGATAAAACAGCTGCAGGAAAGGCCATAAAAAAGGGAATTAAGGATAAAGATTTTTTTATAGAGGAAGATATAAACGGTGCAGAGCCTGAAGTAACCGAACTGGCAACTGTTATAAGGGAAGAGTCAGGACAACCTATAGCTTCTATATCTATTCTCGTTCCTTCAGAAAGGCTGAAAAAAGAGGATAAAGAATTTTTAAAAAGTATGTTGCTGGAAACTGGAGCTGGTATATCAAAGCAGTTATAATGTTCTGCTTACAAAAGGCAGTTTGATATCTGTTCTTAGAATATTTATGTAAACAACAACAGATCTGAAGGTTTTTCCTGTAACACCGTTGTAATCTTCTCTATAGGACAGGTTTAACCTCCAGCACTTTCTGTCTAAAGTAAACGCAAGAGACTTCCTCTGGGTATAACCTAATTTTATGTTGCTCAGAACAGAACCTGAAAGACTAATATTTTTATATCTTACAGAGACAGAGTTTGTGATCTGATTAGTGGTTGGGATTGAGCTGAATATACCCTTATCGTAAGAGTGTGATATGGAATAGCTTAGCCAGCTGGCAACTGGAATATTGAATGTTGTTATAGATCTAACAATCTGTTTAAACTCCATGTCGTAGTAAAGGGTATTTTCCCCTGAAAAACGGTTAATACTAAAATAAACACGGTTTTTAAGGGGTTTTTTGTGCCCTCTTAATCTGTTATTTCCAAGGTAGTAATACCTGTTGAAGGTATATCCTGTAGATATTTCCCATGATAAAAAATCAGAATTTTCAAAATTCAGTATATTAAACAAAGAAAAGTCAACATCGTATGCATCTTTAACCCTATCTTCCCTGTCAAAGAAAGGTAGATCTTCCTGACTTACCTTAGACACTCTTTTTAAACTAACCTCAGGAATTATAGAGTGGAAAAAATCTGAATATTTTTTAACAATGGTATACCTGAGCCTATTTTCAACAGAAAACAGGTTCCTTACAGCTGTTTTGTCGGCTGTAGCTTTAGAAGTCATATAATAAAATGTAGTTCTGGGAGATATCCGAAACATATTTGAAAATCCATAAAAACTGTTAAAAATTTCAAGATTTAGCGTATTGTCAGATCTTATTCCCGATTCACCCTTTTCCCGGTAGAAATTTGTATTTACAGAAAGAAAATCAAAATAAACAGGTAAATTTTCAAAAAATCTTTTTTTCTTCAGATAAAACCTTATCTCCGGTAATCTTTGAAGGGTAAGTTCGTTGTTATCTTTAGTCAGATCATACAAAAAATCAAAATTTATCTCAAGGGTAAATCTTCTTCTT
It includes:
- a CDS encoding IclR family transcriptional regulator, with the protein product MKRKGAKTSIEKALDLIETLKERDNLGVTELSGILGLNKNNVFRILATLEVKGIVEQDRETGHYKLGMRLLSLEHSYIENLHFLKKAKPFIRNLRNRTLESVYLSIPHKDSIVYIYSEETKRSVLVNSRIGKRYPIDKTAAGKAIKKGIKDKDFFIEEDINGAEPEVTELATVIREESGQPIASISILVPSERLKKEDKEFLKSMLLETGAGISKQL
- a CDS encoding histidine triad nucleotide-binding protein; its protein translation is MENCVFCKIINREIPADVVYEDELMIAFKDIAPQAKVHILLVPKEHIPNNLYLEGRHKPVVGHIILKANEIAKQLGIAETGFRLIVNTGSHSGQEVPHIHWHLLGGEPLGRLICK
- a CDS encoding LptA/OstA family protein encodes the protein MGRYIITIFGVLGLFLFSFSKVPVSIEAQKIERKKSGEILAEGDVIVKYGNRILEADKIIYNKKNRIIHLEGNIHLKTDRFDLKAEKGWIDEEGNNGEFFNVKGVVEKYYYIKAEKIKKLKEKYIFYDGEFSTCSFEEYDWYIKTKKGILIKDDKVEFYNISLRFCKLPVFFSPYFSYPASGRKTGFLFPQIGQDSYNDFKILQPFYLILTRHSDMTFTYDYRNKQGNGLDIQYRNKLSSDSFYNGNFSFFTENTGKWWENRTLPPLKNRWRVSGRSDLHYEDFDLSLVYDFPSDPYYFEDIYNATDLRYKSYTKSQLITLIERRRFTLEINFDFLYDLTKDNNELTLQRLPEIRFYLKKKRFFENLPVYFDFLSVNTNFYREKGESGIRSDNTLNLEIFNSFYGFSNMFRISPRTTFYYMTSKATADKTAVRNLFSVENRLRYTIVKKYSDFFHSIIPEVSLKRVSKVSQEDLPFFDREDRVKDAYDVDFSLFNILNFENSDFLSWEISTGYTFNRYYYLGNNRLRGHKKPLKNRVYFSINRFSGENTLYYDMEFKQIVRSITTFNIPVASWLSYSISHSYDKGIFSSIPTTNQITNSVSVRYKNISLSGSVLSNIKLGYTQRKSLAFTLDRKCWRLNLSYREDYNGVTGKTFRSVVVYINILRTDIKLPFVSRTL
- the miaA gene encoding tRNA (adenosine(37)-N6)-dimethylallyltransferase MiaA; protein product: MKIIVITGTTATGKTDLSIELAHRIEGEIVSADSMMVYRYMDIGTAKPSLEERKGIQHYLIDVVDPDYDFSVKDFIELADQSIKKIIQKGKVPIVVGGSWLYIHALIYGLTDAPPTDWKLREKLYKKDSHLLFEQLTDIDPEYASKIHINDKKRIVRALEVYMLTGKPFSFFHKKHGFKEKRYNFIGFVFEREKKELMERIQIRVEEMFRKGLVDEVKNLLDLGYEDALTAKQAIGYKETIPYIKGQITLEEAKKEVIKNTKDFAKRQIRTFRSKLKPDKNWQKIDLSNYTKEKLLDTIIKKI
- the hflX gene encoding GTPase HflX, producing the protein MRCILVGVKTKNRSDKELKQSLSELEGLVEALNGVALGKIYQKRDIPDPATFIGKGKAKQLKEISEGVKADTLIFDVELSPIQITNIEKITDVQVMDRTDLILSIFSERAKTKQAKLQVELATLQHQLPRVYGQKGKALSRIGGGMKTKGAGEKLGEIKARRIKERISKIKKELEHIKKQRKQQRKWRNKDQSVLKVALVGYTNAGKSSLLHRLTKRETFISDQLFATLDTKTSYIMFPDVDKKVVITDTVGFVKDMPEEIMEAFMATLEEVEEADLILHVVDISDENWLEKLESVEKILRKIKVEDKPSIVVLNKIDKIIPSADLIDHSQEGMMTGNKESIIISTEKGWNVDKLMEKLKEFAVNLSPIGYN
- a CDS encoding sulfurtransferase TusA family protein produces the protein MQVVQEKDKKIVKEIDTRGMFCPTPLIFVSKELKNIPVGKRIKVLADDKAFKKDIKIWCHDTGNGLVSLNEEDGVITAVIERGKGWHGDTLIEKLKFYAIGVKLHLYDYFFRIFRSAGPKYIITFMSIPEGFRAIEFLEKNGIRDFVTLPIPDEIYEFCGVVIGFKDKKRAVEVYNFLKENKFGVENIHIVDKERKYPVLKGF
- the hfq gene encoding RNA chaperone Hfq, with protein sequence MNIQDELLEELKEEGKEVVVYLTRGTRITGKILASDQFTILLDVNGEKQLVYKHAISTIVAET